In Helicobacter pylori, a single genomic region encodes these proteins:
- a CDS encoding NAD(P)-dependent alcohol dehydrogenase: MRVPSKGFAIFSKDGHFKPHDFSRHAVGPKDVLIDILYAGICHSDVHSAYSEWREGIYPMVPGHEIAGVIKEVGKEVKKFKVGDVVGVGCFVNSCKACKPCKEHQEQFCAKVVFTYDCLDSFHDNEPHMGGYSNNIVVDENYVISVDKNAPLEKVAPLLCAGITTYSPLKFSKVTKGTKVGVAGFGGLGGMAVKYAVAMGAEVSVFARNEHKKQDALSMGVKHFYTDPKQCKEELDFIISTIPTHYDLKDYLKLLTYSGELALVGLPPVEVAPVLSVFDFIYLSNRKVYGSLIGGIKETQEMMDFSIKHNIYPEVDLILGKDIDTAYHNLTHGKAKFRYVIDMKKSFD, translated from the coding sequence ATGAGAGTTCCATCTAAAGGTTTTGCTATTTTTTCTAAAGACGGGCATTTCAAACCCCATGATTTTAGTCGCCATGCTGTAGGCCCTAAAGATGTGTTGATTGACATTCTTTATGCAGGGATTTGTCATAGCGATGTTCATAGCGCTTATAGCGAATGGAGAGAAGGCATTTACCCTATGGTTCCTGGACATGAAATTGCTGGGGTCATCAAAGAAGTGGGTAAGGAAGTTAAGAAATTTAAGGTTGGCGATGTGGTGGGCGTGGGCTGTTTTGTCAATTCATGCAAAGCGTGTAAGCCCTGTAAAGAACACCAAGAGCAATTTTGCGCCAAAGTGGTATTCACTTATGATTGTTTGGATTCTTTCCATGACAACGAACCCCACATGGGCGGTTACTCTAATAATATTGTCGTGGATGAAAACTATGTGATTAGCGTGGATAAAAACGCTCCTTTAGAAAAAGTAGCCCCCTTGCTTTGCGCGGGCATCACCACTTATTCGCCCTTAAAATTTTCTAAGGTTACTAAAGGCACAAAAGTGGGCGTCGCTGGGTTTGGCGGGCTAGGAGGCATGGCGGTTAAATACGCTGTGGCTATGGGGGCTGAAGTGAGCGTTTTTGCAAGAAACGAACACAAAAAGCAGGACGCTTTAAGCATGGGGGTCAAACATTTCTATACGGACCCCAAACAATGCAAAGAGGAATTGGACTTTATCATTTCAACCATTCCTACCCATTATGATCTAAAAGACTACCTCAAGCTCTTAACTTATAGTGGCGAATTAGCCCTTGTGGGGCTTCCTCCTGTAGAAGTTGCTCCAGTGCTTAGCGTTTTTGATTTTATCTATTTAAGCAATCGCAAGGTTTATGGCTCACTGATTGGGGGCATTAAAGAAACCCAAGAAATGATGGATTTTTCTATCAAACACAATATTTACCCTGAAGTGGATTTGATTTTAGGCAAGGATATTGACACCGCTTATCATAACCTAACCCATGGGAAAGCGAAATTCCGCTATGTGATTGATATGAAAAAATCGTTTGATTAA
- a CDS encoding glycosyltransferase family 8 protein: MTSASNHSFKEQDFHIPIAFAFDKNYLIPAGACLYSLLESIAKANKKIRYTLHALVVGLNEEDKAKLNQIAEPFKEFAALEVRDIESFLDTIPNPFDEDFTKRFSKMVLVKYFLADLFPKYSKMVWSDVDVIFCNEFSTDFLNIKEDDENYFYGVLGGGECHVLEGFLFCNLDYQRKNHFVSKTHALLEENKATEELDFTQWCWPNMKALGIEYCVFPYYYTVKDFSASLPENYFLHEIYKKTISNALKNPIIIHYDVWWGAVKPWDYPFGLKADLWLNALAKTPFMSDWIDSIARVEIGSEKWHRYHSIVAYHYYFPLWKTEEQIAHDALKTFLDHYFSCIHATIKQENLGMFLNHYFSHAHAEIKENSLEAFLNHYFSHAHAEIKENSLEAFLNHYFSHAHAEIKENSLEAFLNYYFSHVYRLPKNAQKRLFRVFIKHCIFIPLKSLVGKTLRFLKLHALVKKILIQLKLLRKS; this comes from the coding sequence ATGACTTCAGCTTCAAACCATTCTTTTAAAGAACAAGATTTTCATATCCCTATCGCTTTTGCTTTTGATAAGAATTACCTCATTCCTGCGGGCGCGTGTCTTTATTCCTTGCTAGAAAGCATCGCTAAAGCCAATAAAAAAATCCGTTACACCCTACACGCTCTAGTGGTGGGCTTGAATGAAGAAGATAAAGCAAAGCTTAATCAAATCGCAGAGCCTTTTAAAGAATTTGCCGCTTTGGAAGTGAGAGATATTGAGTCTTTTTTAGACACTATCCCTAACCCTTTTGATGAGGATTTCACCAAGCGTTTTTCTAAAATGGTGTTAGTGAAGTATTTTCTAGCGGATTTATTCCCCAAATATTCTAAAATGGTGTGGAGCGATGTGGACGTTATCTTTTGCAATGAATTTAGCACTGATTTCTTAAACATTAAAGAAGATGATGAGAATTATTTTTATGGGGTTTTAGGAGGCGGAGAGTGCCATGTGTTGGAAGGGTTTTTGTTTTGTAATTTAGATTACCAGCGCAAGAACCATTTTGTCTCAAAAACCCATGCACTTTTGGAAGAAAACAAGGCTACAGAAGAATTGGATTTCACCCAATGGTGTTGGCCCAATATGAAAGCTTTAGGGATTGAATATTGCGTTTTCCCTTATTATTACACTGTCAAAGATTTTTCTGCATCCTTGCCTGAGAATTATTTTTTGCATGAGATTTATAAGAAAACCATCTCAAACGCGCTCAAAAACCCTATAATCATCCATTATGATGTTTGGTGGGGGGCGGTGAAGCCTTGGGATTATCCTTTTGGTTTAAAAGCGGATTTGTGGCTGAACGCTTTGGCTAAAACCCCTTTTATGAGCGACTGGATTGATTCGATCGCTAGGGTGGAAATAGGCAGCGAAAAATGGCATCGCTACCACAGCATCGTTGCCTATCACTACTACTTTCCCCTATGGAAGACTGAAGAGCAGATCGCCCACGACGCGCTCAAGACCTTTTTAGACCATTATTTTTCGTGCATCCATGCCACAATCAAGCAAGAAAATCTCGGAATGTTCTTGAACCACTACTTCTCGCATGCCCATGCAGAGATCAAAGAAAACTCCCTTGAAGCGTTCTTGAACCACTACTTCTCGCATGCCCATGCAGAGATCAAAGAAAACTCCCTTGAAGCGTTCTTGAACCACTACTTCTCGCATGCCCATGCAGAGATCAAAGAAAACTCCCTTGAAGCGTTCTTGAACTATTACTTTTCGCATGTTTATAGACTCCCTAAAAACGCGCAAAAGAGACTCTTTAGGGTGTTTATCAAACACTGCATCTTCATACCACTCAAGAGCCTTGTGGGTAAGACTCTGCGATTCTTAAAACTCCATGCACTGGTGAAAAAAATCCTAATCCAACTCAAGCTCTTAAGAAAGAGCTAG